One part of the Moorena sp. SIOASIH genome encodes these proteins:
- a CDS encoding transposase has product MPVVFEFKAKGKAAQYTAIDEAIRTGQFIRNKCLRLWMDVKATSRNDLYKHCKVLAHQFPFAKKLNSTARQAMSERTWASISRFYENCKKKVPGKKGYPQFKHNSRSVEYKQSGWKLSPNRKQITFTDKIGIGKLKLKGTWDLHFYQIKQIKRVRLIKRADGYYVQFLIDTELTQKVEATGHNVGLDVGLKEFYTDSDGNTEPNPRFYRKSEKRLKFYQRRVSRKKKGSANRKKAINKLGRVHLKISRQREEHAKRVARCVVLSNDVVAYEDLRIKNLVKNHCLAKSINDAGWYQFRKWLEYFGSKFGKATVAVNPAYTSQNCSNCETTVKKSLSTRTHVCKCGCELDSPKATLRERDHNAAINILSLAIGTVGHTGTLLIERNASGDSTSTEVDASQSQQVGS; this is encoded by the coding sequence ATGCCAGTCGTTTTTGAGTTTAAAGCCAAAGGGAAAGCCGCTCAGTACACAGCCATAGATGAAGCAATTAGAACGGGTCAGTTTATCCGCAATAAATGCCTAAGACTCTGGATGGATGTTAAAGCAACATCTAGAAATGACTTGTACAAACACTGCAAAGTGTTGGCTCATCAGTTCCCTTTTGCTAAAAAATTAAACTCAACTGCCCGGCAAGCGATGTCAGAAAGAACATGGGCATCCATCTCTCGATTCTATGAGAATTGTAAGAAGAAAGTCCCCGGGAAAAAGGGATATCCTCAGTTTAAGCATAACTCTCGTTCTGTCGAGTACAAGCAAAGTGGTTGGAAGCTTTCCCCAAACCGGAAGCAAATTACTTTCACCGATAAGATTGGAATTGGGAAGTTAAAGCTTAAAGGGACTTGGGATCTACACTTCTATCAAATTAAGCAAATCAAACGGGTTAGGTTAATCAAACGAGCCGATGGCTATTATGTCCAGTTCTTAATCGATACTGAATTGACTCAGAAAGTTGAAGCAACAGGGCATAATGTAGGTCTAGATGTAGGGTTGAAAGAATTCTACACGGATTCAGACGGTAACACAGAACCTAACCCTCGATTCTACAGAAAAAGCGAGAAACGGTTGAAATTCTATCAGCGTCGCGTTTCTCGTAAGAAAAAAGGCAGTGCCAACCGCAAAAAAGCCATTAATAAACTGGGTAGAGTACACCTCAAAATAAGTAGGCAACGTGAAGAACATGCTAAGAGAGTAGCGCGTTGCGTAGTCCTGTCTAACGACGTGGTAGCCTATGAAGATTTGAGGATTAAGAATCTGGTCAAGAATCATTGTCTTGCCAAGTCAATTAATGATGCAGGTTGGTATCAATTCAGAAAATGGTTAGAGTATTTTGGGAGCAAATTTGGTAAAGCGACGGTGGCTGTCAACCCAGCATATACCAGTCAAAATTGTTCAAATTGTGAAACCACAGTCAAAAAGTCACTATCCACTAGAACTCATGTTTGCAAATGTGGATGTGAGTTAGATTCGCCGAAGGCGACGCTACGCGAACGTGATCACAACGCTGCTATCAATATTCTGAGTTTAGCCATAGGTACTGTGGGGCACACAGGAACCTTGCTCATAGAGCGAAACGCTTCGGGAGATTCAACCTCTACAGAGGTTGACGCAAGTCAATCTCAGCAAGTCGGGTCATAG
- a CDS encoding peptidylprolyl isomerase codes for MGTTTVLRIGDRVISAEEIVPLLAGYQLLPPLIREIIIDEAVATASCTPEEKAQAYQQFLEKNQLIDETAKQAWLKQRGMNPAQLEALAVRSILIEKYKQQTWSHKLESYFLERKGQLDRVIYSLIRTKDPGVAQEIYFRIQEGEESFADLAREYSQGPEAQTGGLIGPVELSVPHPALAQMLRLSQPGQLFPPTRLGEWLLIVRLEKFMPAQLDDSMRQRLLNECFSTWLSEQLNQQLAALD; via the coding sequence ATGGGGACAACTACAGTTTTACGAATAGGCGATCGCGTCATTAGTGCAGAAGAAATTGTTCCCCTGCTAGCTGGTTACCAATTGCTGCCACCGTTAATCCGTGAGATTATCATTGACGAGGCAGTGGCTACCGCAAGCTGCACACCTGAGGAGAAGGCTCAAGCCTATCAGCAGTTCTTGGAAAAAAATCAACTCATTGACGAGACGGCTAAACAGGCTTGGCTAAAGCAGCGTGGTATGAATCCAGCTCAATTAGAAGCCCTAGCGGTACGAAGTATTCTGATTGAGAAATACAAACAACAAACCTGGAGTCACAAACTGGAATCTTATTTTCTGGAACGGAAGGGACAATTAGACCGAGTGATTTATTCCCTGATTCGGACTAAAGACCCAGGGGTAGCCCAAGAAATCTATTTCCGGATTCAAGAAGGAGAAGAGTCTTTTGCTGACCTAGCCAGGGAATATTCCCAAGGACCAGAAGCTCAGACTGGGGGATTAATCGGTCCGGTTGAACTGAGCGTACCTCACCCCGCCTTAGCCCAAATGCTTCGCCTGAGCCAACCCGGACAACTGTTCCCACCGACACGCTTGGGAGAATGGCTGTTAATCGTGCGTTTGGAGAAGTTTATGCCAGCGCAGTTAGATGATTCGATGCGCCAGCGACTGCTGAATGAATGTTTCAGCACCTGGCTAAGTGAGCAACTGAATCAGCAATTAGCGGCGCTAGATTAA
- a CDS encoding choice-of-anchor E domain-containing protein, whose product MKTKYLICVATVSVLTSIVATTTAAKSATIVQSASVPLMPTNITDEPLTPVINPFDTSLGTLDAVTIEFNGLMSGDARSESLDAKPATLTWNLEGLFTLVGANNTTLFTQTATVRDSAQVAAYDGTLDFQGESAVSFIGLTANVSGQKTFTNGSVFNAFLGTEPLDFFFSAKTISIINGTANILNAIATKAQGDVQVTYDYTPESVPEPATPLGLGLVAGLKLLWKRKAKDVNW is encoded by the coding sequence ATGAAAACTAAATATCTGATTTGCGTAGCTACTGTTTCTGTCTTAACCAGTATTGTGGCAACTACTACTGCAGCTAAGAGTGCCACGATCGTTCAATCCGCATCAGTGCCACTGATGCCGACAAATATTACTGACGAGCCTCTCACACCTGTTATCAACCCGTTCGACACCAGTCTCGGTACCCTTGATGCCGTGACCATAGAATTTAACGGGCTAATGTCAGGAGACGCACGGAGCGAAAGCCTAGACGCAAAGCCAGCAACTCTGACTTGGAATCTGGAAGGCTTATTCACATTGGTCGGAGCAAATAATACAACCCTGTTCACACAGACAGCAACAGTACGAGATTCAGCCCAAGTCGCTGCCTATGATGGCACATTAGATTTTCAGGGTGAGTCTGCAGTTTCATTTATCGGACTAACCGCTAATGTATCCGGTCAGAAGACCTTCACAAATGGTTCCGTGTTTAATGCATTCCTGGGCACTGAACCCCTAGACTTTTTCTTCTCTGCGAAAACCATATCAATTATTAACGGAACCGCTAATATACTCAATGCGATCGCAACAAAAGCCCAAGGGGATGTTCAGGTTACTTACGACTACACACCAGAGTCAGTACCAGAACCCGCGACTCCCCTTGGCTTAGGTTTAGTCGCAGGACTAAAACTGTTGTGGAAACGAAAGGCGAAAGATGTTAATTGGTAA
- a CDS encoding peptidase domain-containing ABC transporter, with protein sequence MTYTTTIKEFLAGISPFNKLSRAALQKLSTSCQLLRYRMGQTIVVRDKMPGQVSILFQGKARLIGYDQRRQTPTTLKLLQPGAILGWVSLVRGIPCETAIASVEAVCVTINAADFLGLLETEKPFSDAFKARCGLVEIFDLLGTELGRRAEAETDLKALAMLAWSDALVYNLPRGKQMSSQLDPNRVWFVSGGAAANLPVGSCLSSEALSSLQVNGHGATRLVGIPEAIFSEQTATDSETLAEPTDTIPSIPQDDIPQAPDRPDEAPETIYTEQTTPTKFPFIRGKGAVQESLACFQMLSKYFKMPFRKDSIRKVLKNQHARTGQISLQHCGAVAELMGLTAQLATIPANAIKRLPTPAMLLWHDSLAILYEASERQIVLAVPQLGIQRLKPKDFEENWGEGGQVLLLKPTKDTPTQRFGLSWFWPSIVRYRKVLTEVLIASFFVQLLGLAYPLIIRVLIDKVISQNSTDTLQVLGILLLVVSVFEGVLITLRTYLFVDTTNRIDMSLGSEIIDHLLRLPLNYFEKRPVGELSTRINELENIRSFLTGTALTVVLDSVFSVIYIVVMFLFSWVLTLVTLSVIPLFMLLTLIVSPIVRQQLRNKAERNAQTQSYLVEVLSGISTVKAQNIELRSRWKWQEKYGRYVSEGFKNVLTSTAASSMSTFLNKLSGLLVLWVGVYLVLDGQLSLGGLIAFRIIGGYVTSPLLRLAQLWQNFQSTALSLERLSDIVDTPKEVAEADQGNIPLPSIRGDIRYENLSFRFAKSGPMQLNNINVEIPAGSFVGIVGQSGSGKSTMTKLLARLYGPESGRIIVDGYDISKVELYSLRRQIGIVPQETLLFEGTVQENIALTNPDADSEEIIQAAKIAVAHDFIMGLPLGYNSSVGERGSGLSGGQRQRIAIARTILQSPKLMILDEATSALDYDTERQVCLNLAEAFQQSTVLFITHRLGTIRNADIILMMDRGSIVEQGTHDELMAQKGRYYCLYMQQDAQM encoded by the coding sequence ATGACCTATACAACAACAATTAAAGAGTTTCTAGCTGGTATTTCTCCGTTCAATAAATTGTCAAGGGCGGCACTGCAAAAACTGTCCACGAGTTGCCAACTGTTGCGCTACCGCATGGGTCAGACAATTGTGGTCAGGGATAAAATGCCAGGCCAAGTCTCGATTCTATTCCAAGGAAAAGCCCGTCTAATTGGCTATGACCAACGCCGTCAAACCCCCACAACCCTAAAATTACTACAACCAGGGGCGATTCTTGGCTGGGTCAGTTTGGTCAGGGGCATACCCTGTGAAACTGCGATCGCATCGGTGGAAGCGGTTTGTGTCACCATCAATGCGGCTGACTTCTTAGGGCTGCTAGAGACAGAAAAACCTTTCTCAGATGCCTTCAAAGCCCGTTGTGGTCTAGTCGAAATCTTTGATCTTTTGGGGACAGAGTTGGGGCGTCGGGCTGAGGCAGAGACTGACCTCAAAGCTCTTGCCATGTTAGCCTGGTCAGACGCTTTAGTTTATAATCTGCCTCGGGGCAAGCAAATGTCAAGCCAACTCGACCCCAATCGAGTATGGTTTGTGAGTGGGGGAGCAGCCGCCAATTTACCAGTAGGGTCTTGTCTGAGTTCGGAAGCATTGTCTAGCTTACAGGTCAATGGTCATGGTGCAACCCGCTTGGTGGGAATTCCAGAAGCTATTTTCTCTGAGCAAACCGCTACTGACTCGGAAACCCTGGCTGAGCCTACCGATACAATTCCCAGTATACCTCAAGACGATATTCCCCAGGCTCCAGACCGACCGGATGAGGCTCCCGAGACGATTTACACTGAGCAGACTACTCCTACAAAATTCCCCTTTATACGGGGTAAAGGAGCGGTGCAGGAATCCTTGGCTTGTTTCCAAATGCTGAGTAAGTACTTTAAAATGCCTTTCCGCAAAGATAGTATACGGAAGGTGCTAAAAAACCAGCATGCTCGCACCGGTCAAATCTCCCTTCAGCACTGTGGTGCAGTGGCAGAACTGATGGGATTAACTGCCCAACTCGCAACAATACCAGCTAACGCTATCAAACGTTTACCTACCCCAGCGATGCTGTTGTGGCACGATAGCTTAGCTATTCTCTATGAAGCCAGTGAACGGCAAATAGTGCTGGCAGTGCCACAGCTGGGAATTCAACGGCTTAAACCCAAAGATTTTGAAGAAAACTGGGGGGAAGGCGGGCAAGTACTTCTGTTAAAACCCACCAAAGACACCCCTACCCAGCGGTTTGGTCTGAGTTGGTTTTGGCCTTCTATCGTTCGTTACCGCAAGGTATTGACGGAAGTTTTAATTGCTTCTTTCTTTGTCCAACTGTTGGGTCTAGCCTATCCCTTGATTATCCGGGTACTGATTGACAAAGTGATTTCCCAAAACAGTACCGATACCTTGCAAGTACTGGGAATTTTACTGTTGGTGGTGTCGGTTTTTGAGGGGGTTTTAATCACCCTGCGTACCTACCTGTTTGTAGATACGACCAACCGTATCGATATGTCTCTCGGTTCCGAGATTATTGACCACCTGTTGCGCTTACCCTTAAACTATTTCGAGAAACGACCCGTAGGGGAGTTGTCAACTCGCATCAATGAGCTAGAAAATATCCGCTCCTTTTTGACCGGGACCGCCCTAACCGTGGTGTTAGATTCAGTGTTTTCTGTAATCTACATCGTGGTCATGTTCCTCTTTAGTTGGGTGCTGACCCTGGTGACTTTGTCAGTAATCCCTTTGTTCATGCTCCTGACCCTGATCGTTTCCCCAATTGTCCGGCAACAGCTACGCAATAAAGCGGAACGGAATGCTCAAACCCAATCCTATCTAGTGGAGGTCTTATCTGGCATTTCCACCGTTAAAGCCCAGAATATTGAATTGCGATCGCGTTGGAAATGGCAAGAGAAATATGGGCGCTATGTTAGTGAAGGCTTCAAGAATGTGCTAACCTCTACCGCCGCCAGTTCTATGAGCACCTTCTTGAACAAACTCTCTGGTTTACTTGTGCTGTGGGTAGGGGTCTATCTAGTACTAGATGGACAATTAAGCTTAGGGGGGTTGATTGCCTTTCGGATTATTGGGGGCTACGTTACCAGTCCCTTGCTGCGTTTAGCCCAACTTTGGCAAAACTTCCAGTCTACAGCCCTATCTCTCGAACGCCTCAGTGACATTGTCGATACACCCAAAGAAGTGGCTGAAGCAGACCAGGGTAATATCCCCTTGCCCTCTATCAGGGGAGACATTCGCTATGAAAATCTCTCCTTCCGCTTTGCCAAGAGTGGACCAATGCAACTGAATAACATTAACGTCGAGATTCCAGCTGGTTCATTTGTAGGGATTGTAGGTCAAAGTGGTTCCGGTAAGAGTACCATGACCAAACTTTTGGCTAGACTCTATGGTCCAGAGTCCGGTCGGATCATTGTCGATGGTTACGATATCTCGAAAGTCGAACTCTATTCCCTGCGGCGTCAGATTGGGATTGTGCCTCAGGAAACCCTGTTGTTTGAGGGAACCGTTCAAGAGAATATTGCTCTGACCAATCCTGATGCAGACAGTGAGGAAATTATTCAGGCAGCAAAAATAGCAGTAGCCCATGATTTTATCATGGGTTTGCCTTTGGGTTACAATAGCAGCGTTGGCGAAAGGGGTTCAGGTCTTTCCGGGGGACAACGACAGCGTATTGCGATCGCCAGAACGATTTTGCAATCACCCAAGTTAATGATATTAGATGAAGCCACCAGCGCCCTCGATTATGACACCGAGCGGCAAGTGTGTTTAAATCTAGCGGAAGCTTTTCAACAAAGTACGGTATTGTTCATTACCCACCGCCTAGGAACCATTCGCAACGCTGATATCATTTTGATGATGGATCGGGGTTCAATAGTAGAGCAAGGCACTCATGATGAACTGATGGCTCAGAAAGGTCGTTACTATTGCCTCTACATGCAACAAGATGCTCAAATGTAG
- a CDS encoding type I secretion C-terminal target domain-containing protein, with protein sequence MSTRLNNQLIGTDNHDLIEGTDSRDDIKAGEGADSISGGLAGDIINPGDDNSRDVIWYSDFDQKRDIIEDFDPNDEDIVVLTSGFFWDLVHNEGLNSDANLGDWLQIHQFGSDTYIQVDSDGLQGNTPFRTLAILKDVNANDITIDIQEDGDFFIG encoded by the coding sequence ATGAGTACCAGACTTAATAATCAATTAATTGGAACAGATAACCACGACTTGATCGAAGGTACCGATTCGCGAGATGATATCAAGGCCGGAGAGGGGGCTGACAGTATATCCGGAGGTCTCGCAGGTGACATTATCAACCCTGGTGATGATAACTCTCGTGATGTGATCTGGTATAGTGACTTTGATCAGAAGAGGGACATCATCGAAGATTTCGATCCTAACGATGAAGATATTGTGGTTCTAACCTCTGGTTTCTTTTGGGATCTTGTTCACAACGAAGGTTTGAATTCAGATGCCAATCTTGGAGATTGGTTGCAAATTCATCAGTTTGGTTCAGATACTTATATTCAAGTAGATTCAGATGGTCTTCAAGGCAACACCCCCTTCAGAACATTAGCTATCCTGAAAGATGTTAATGCAAACGATATAACTATAGATATTCAAGAAGATGGTGATTTTTTCATCGGATGA
- a CDS encoding phospholipid carrier-dependent glycosyltransferase, whose translation MILPKKPSDSSIPWFSIGITAIVLLSLTLRFWGLGRFNRLVFDEVYYAIFANNYLTGTSFFNPHPPLSQYIIAIGIWIGSHLPFGQDTVNDLTGSLRSTWSYRWLNALTGSLIPIVVAALAYQLNRCRSYALIAALFAATDGLFLVESRYALNNIYLVILGLLGQLFFLLALNHHAAKRWLMLILSGVFFGASAGIKWNGLWFLLGIYIVWAVAWVWQLFRSYFGQTTRTRPIPSLSHPLQNLTQLNVGHILLNLVILPAVTYSLLWIPHLLMNPSPGFWESQVKILTFHQNVGSGTDVHPYCSRWYSWLLMWRPIAYFYQTASHTPEAVPTDFPLSAGASNVIYDVHAMGNPFLWWLSTTAILLLLLLLTQRILEGVGWKSIPTSYTWITLYLIVNYAANLLPWTKVTRCTFLYHYMGASVFSGLALAWLVDRWLHSEQNQYRSAGVTVILVVVLAFIFWLPIYLGLPLSGSGYHLRMWFRSWI comes from the coding sequence ATGATTTTGCCAAAAAAGCCGTCTGATTCGTCTATCCCCTGGTTTAGCATTGGCATAACTGCCATTGTTTTACTGTCACTCACCCTACGATTTTGGGGACTGGGTCGATTTAATCGCCTGGTATTCGACGAAGTTTACTACGCTATATTTGCCAATAACTACTTAACCGGTACTTCCTTTTTCAATCCCCATCCTCCCCTAAGTCAGTACATCATTGCCATTGGCATCTGGATTGGCTCTCACCTCCCCTTTGGACAGGATACGGTTAACGACCTGACTGGTTCCTTACGCTCTACCTGGAGTTACCGATGGCTGAATGCCCTGACGGGTTCTTTGATTCCGATTGTAGTCGCGGCTCTGGCTTATCAACTCAATCGATGTCGCAGCTATGCTTTGATTGCTGCTCTGTTCGCAGCTACTGATGGTTTATTCCTGGTAGAATCCCGCTATGCCCTCAACAATATATATTTAGTAATCTTGGGATTACTGGGTCAGTTGTTTTTCCTTCTGGCTCTGAATCATCACGCTGCAAAACGCTGGCTGATGCTAATCCTATCTGGTGTCTTTTTTGGTGCTTCCGCAGGGATTAAGTGGAATGGCTTGTGGTTTTTGTTAGGCATTTATATAGTATGGGCTGTGGCTTGGGTATGGCAATTATTCAGAAGCTATTTTGGGCAGACAACCCGTACTCGCCCCATACCATCCTTAAGCCATCCATTACAAAACCTGACCCAACTGAATGTCGGGCACATCCTGCTGAACTTGGTGATTTTACCAGCTGTCACCTACAGCCTGCTGTGGATTCCTCACTTACTGATGAATCCTAGCCCTGGATTCTGGGAGTCTCAAGTCAAAATTTTAACCTTCCATCAAAATGTGGGCAGTGGCACTGACGTCCATCCTTACTGTTCCAGGTGGTATAGTTGGCTGTTAATGTGGCGTCCAATTGCTTACTTCTATCAGACTGCTAGTCACACCCCTGAGGCTGTTCCCACTGACTTCCCCTTATCGGCTGGTGCGAGCAATGTAATCTATGATGTCCATGCCATGGGGAATCCTTTCCTATGGTGGCTCTCGACTACAGCAATTTTGTTGCTGCTGCTGCTGTTAACCCAACGCATCTTAGAAGGGGTGGGCTGGAAATCCATACCAACTTCCTATACCTGGATTACCCTTTATTTGATCGTAAACTACGCCGCTAACCTATTGCCTTGGACGAAAGTGACTCGCTGCACATTTCTTTATCATTATATGGGAGCTTCAGTGTTTTCTGGATTAGCACTGGCTTGGCTAGTTGACCGCTGGCTACACAGTGAGCAAAACCAGTATCGTAGTGCTGGTGTCACCGTAATCTTAGTAGTTGTACTAGCTTTTATATTCTGGTTACCAATTTACTTAGGTCTACCCTTGTCTGGGTCAGGGTATCACCTGCGGATGTGGTTCCGGTCCTGGATTTAG
- a CDS encoding PEP-CTERM sorting domain-containing protein, with protein sequence MRTGIVSLIGVASLFDTNPASAIIITNGSFENDFTGWETLGSASVRTAGFGSKPTDGSFYAQLDTFLPQEQENFMELADFLELNITALDNLGTGKGEVFEGSAIRTSFTAEAGDVLNFDYNFLTDDFGSEYFNDFAFVGISGQVKDLADTFSVLADSMTPFVNETGFSTYSQTIAASGTYTVTIGVTDVGDGAFDSGVLIDNVNVVRLEPTDPPSVPQPDPPSVPQPDPPSVPQPTDPTSVPEPSSVLGLLAIGVLGVRSQLNKHKQKCEGTSKTLHS encoded by the coding sequence TTGAGAACAGGTATTGTCAGCCTAATCGGTGTGGCCAGTCTATTTGATACTAATCCTGCCTCAGCCATCATCATCACTAATGGTAGTTTTGAAAACGATTTTACGGGCTGGGAAACATTGGGCAGTGCTTCTGTGCGCACCGCAGGTTTTGGTAGTAAACCTACTGACGGCAGTTTCTATGCCCAGCTAGATACATTCCTTCCCCAGGAACAAGAGAACTTCATGGAGCTAGCCGATTTTCTAGAGCTGAACATTACAGCACTGGATAATCTGGGCACGGGAAAGGGGGAGGTGTTTGAAGGATCAGCAATCAGAACTAGCTTTACAGCAGAAGCAGGAGATGTTCTTAATTTCGATTACAACTTCCTCACAGATGATTTCGGTTCCGAATATTTTAATGACTTCGCTTTTGTGGGAATTTCCGGTCAGGTGAAGGATTTGGCTGATACCTTCTCAGTATTAGCTGATTCCATGACACCGTTTGTGAATGAAACTGGTTTTAGCACCTACTCTCAGACAATTGCTGCCTCTGGAACTTACACTGTCACCATAGGTGTGACAGATGTTGGGGATGGTGCCTTTGATTCAGGAGTACTAATCGATAATGTCAATGTAGTCAGACTCGAACCAACTGATCCCCCCTCCGTTCCACAACCAGATCCCCCCTCCGTTCCACAACCAGATCCCCCCTCCGTTCCACAACCAACTGATCCTACCTCAGTTCCAGAACCAAGCTCTGTATTGGGGTTACTAGCTATTGGGGTTTTAGGGGTGAGAAGTCAGTTGAACAAACACAAACAAAAGTGTGAGGGAACTAGTAAAACACTGCACAGCTAA